A portion of the Panthera tigris isolate Pti1 chromosome E1, P.tigris_Pti1_mat1.1, whole genome shotgun sequence genome contains these proteins:
- the FLII gene encoding protein flightless-1 homolog isoform X2: MEATGVLPFVRGVDLSGNDFKGGYFPENVKAMTSLRWLKLNRTGLCYLPEELAALQKLEHLSVSHNNLTTLHGELSSLPSLRAIVARANSLKNSGVPDDIFKLDDLSVLDLSYNQLTECPRELENAKNMLVLNLSHNSIDTIPNQLFINLTDLLYLDLSENRLESLPPQMRRLVHLQTLVLNGNPLLHAQLRQLPALTALQTLHLRNTQRTQSNLPTSLEGLSNLADVDLSCNDLTRVPECLYTLPSLRRLNLSSNQISELSLCIDQWVHVETLNLSRNQLTSLPSAICKLTKLKKLYLNSNKLDFDGLPSGIGKLANLEEFMAANNNLELIPESLCRCTKLRKLVLNKNRLVTLPEAIHFLTEIEVLDVRENPSLVMPPKPADRAAEWYNIDFSLQNQLRLAGASPATVAAAAAVSGPKDPLARKMRLRRRKDSAQDDQAKQVLKGMSDVAQEKNKKQEESTDARAPGGKARRWDQSLEKPRLDYSEFFTEDVGQLPGLTIWQIENFVPVLVEEAFHGKFYEADCYIVLKTFLDDSGSLNWEIYYWIGGESTLDKKACSAIHAVNLRNYLGAECRTVREEMGDESEEFLQVFDNDISYIEGGTASGFYTVEDTHYVTRMYRVYGKKNIKLEPVPLKGASLDPRFVFLLDRGLDIYVWRGAQATLSSTTKARLFAEKINKNERKGKAEITLLVQGQESPEFWEALGGEPSEIKKHVPDDFWPPQPKLYKVGLGLGYLELPQINYKLSVEHKTRPKVELMPRMRLLQSLLDTRCVYILDCWSDVFIWLGRKSPRLVRAAALKLGQELCGMLHRPRHATVSRSLEGTEAQVFKAKFKNWDDVLTVDYTRNAEAVLQGPGLTGKVKRDAEKKEQMKADLTALFLPRQPPMALAEAEQLMEEWNEDLDGMEGFVLEGKKFARLPEEEFGHFYTQDCYVFLCRYWVPVEYEEEEEKKEEKEEEKAGAEGKEGEEAAAEAEEKQPEEDFQCIVYFWQGREASNMGWLTFTFSLQKKFESLFPGKLEVVRMTQQQENPKFLSHFKRKFIIHRGKRKAAQGALQPSLYQIRTNGSALCTRCIQINTDSSLLNSEFCFILKVPFESEDNQGIVYAWVGRAADPDEAKLAEDILNTMFDASYSKQVINEGEEPENFFWVGIGAQKPYDGDAEYMKHTRLFRCSNEKGYFAVTEKCSDFCQDDLADDDIMLLDNGQEVYMWVGTQTSQVEIKLSLKACQVYIQHMRSKEHEKTRRLRLVRKGNEQHAFTRCFHAWSTFREALA, translated from the exons ATGGAGGCCACCGGGGTGCTGCCGTTCGTGCGCGGCGTGGACCTCAGCGGCAACGACTTCAAG GGCGGCTACTTCCCTGAGAATGTCAAGGCCATGACCAGTCTGCGATGGCTGAAGCTGAACCGCACGGGCCTCTGCTACCTCCCAGAGGAGTTGGCAGCCCTGCAGAAGCTG GAGCACTTGTCTGTGAGTCACAACAACCTGACCACGCTTCACGGGGAGCTGTCCAGCCTGCCGTCACTGAGG GCCATCGTGGCTCGAGCCAACAGCCTGAAGAATTCCGGAGTCCCCGATGACATCTTCAAGCTGGATGATCTCTCGGTTCTG GACTTGAGCTACAACCAGCTGACGGAATGCCCACGGGAGCTGGAGAACGCCAAGAACATGCTGGTGCTGAACCTCAGCCATAACAG cATCGACACCATCCCCAACCAGCTCTTCATCAACCTCACCGACCTGCTGTACCTGGACCTCAGTGAGAACCGTCTAGAAAGCTTGCCCCCACAGATGCGCCGCCTGGTGCACCTGCAGACGCTGGTGCTCAACGGGAACCCGCTGCTGCACGCACAGCTCCG GCAGCTCCCAGCTCTGACGGCCCTGCAGACCCTGCACCTGAGGAACACCCAGCGCACCCAGAGCAACCTCCCCACCAGCCTGGAGGGCCTGAGCAACCTCGCAG ACGTGGACCTCTCCTGCAACGACCTGACGCGGGTGCCCGAGTGCCTGTACACCCTCCCCAGCCTGCGCCGCCTCAACCTCAGCAGCAACCAGATCTCGGAGCTGTCCCTGTGCATTGACCAGTGGGTGCACGTGGAGACCTTGAACCTGTCCCGCAACCAGCTGACCTCACTGCCC TCAGCCATCTGCAAACTGACCAAGCTGAAGAAGCTGTACCTGAACTCCAACAAGCTGGATTTCGATGGGCTGCCCTCGGGCATCGGCAAGCTGGCCAACCTAGAGGAGTTCATGGCCGCCAACAACAACCTGGAGCTGATCCCCGAAAGCCTCTGCAG GTGCACAAAGCTGAGGAAACTCGTCCTGAACAAGAACCGCCTGGTGACCCTCCCAGAGGCCATCCACTTCTTGACGGAGATCGAG GTCCTGGACGTGCGGGAGAACCCCAGCCTGGTCATGCCTCCCAAGCCCGCTGACCGTGCTGCCGAGTGGTACAACATCGACTTCTCGCTGCAGAACCAGCTGCGGCTGGCAGGTGCCTCCCCTGCCACGGTGGCTGCGGCAGCAGCTG TAAGTGGGCCCAAGGACCCCCTGGCTCGCAAGATGCGGCTGCGGAGGCGCAAGGACTCAGCCCAGGATGACCAGGCTAAGCAGGTGCTGAAGGGCATGTCGGACGTGGCCCAGGAGAAGAACAAAAAACAGGAG GAAAGTACTGATGCGCGAGCCCCTGGGGGCAAGGCACGGCGCTGGGACCAGAGCCTGGAGAAGCCGCGCCTTGACTACTCTGAGTTCTTCACGGAGGACGTGGGCCAGCTGCCGGGCCTCACCATCTGGCAGATCGAGAACTTCGTGCCTGTGCTGGTGGAGGAAGCCTTCCATGGCAAGTTCTATGAGGCTGACTGCTACATTGTACTCAAG ACCTTTCTGGATGACAGTGGCTCACTGAACTGGGAGATCTACTACTGGATCGGCGGGGAGTCCACGCTGGACAAGAAGGCCTGCTCTGCCATCCATGCCGTGAACCTGCGTAACTATCTTGGTGCCGAGTGTCGCACCGTGCGGGAGGAGATGGGCGATGAGAGCGAGGAGttcctgcag gtGTTTGACAACGACATCTCCTACATCGAGGGAGGAACAGCCAGTGGCTTCTACACTGTGGAGGACACACACTACGTCACCAG GATGTACCGTGTGTATGGGAAAAAGAACATCAAGTTGGAACCTGTACCTCTCAAGGGGGCCTCCCTGGACCCAAG GTTTGTTTTCCTGCTGGATCGAGGGCTGGACATTTACGTGTGGCGGGGGGCCCAGGCCACATTGAGTAGCACCACCAAGGCCAG GCTCTTTGCAGAGAAAATTAACAAGAACGAGCGAAAAGGGAAGGCAGAGATCACACTGCTGGTACAAGGTCAGGAGTCCCCAGAGTTCTGGGAGGCGCTGGGCGGGGAGCCCTCTGAGATCAAGAAGCATGTGCCTGATGACTTCTGGCCACCTCAGCCCAAGCTGTATAAG GTGGGCTTGGGCCTGGGCTATCTGGAGCTGCCACAGATCAACTACAAGCTCTCTGTGGAACATAAGACACGTCCCAAGGTGGAACTGATGCCGAGGATGCGGCTG ctgcagagcctgctggacACGCGCTGCGTGTACATCCTGGACTGTTGGTCGGACGTGTTCATCTGGCTGGGCCGCAAGTCCCCGCGCCTGGTGCGCGCCGCCGCCCTCAAGCTGGGCCAGGAGCTGTGCGGGATGTTGCACAGGCCGCGGCACGCCACCGTCAGCCGCAGCCTGGAGGGCACGGAGGCGCAG GTGTTCAAGGCCAAGTTCAAGAACTGGGACGACGTGTTGACAGTGGACTACACGCGCAACGCAGAGGCCGTGCTGCAGGGCCCGGGACTCACCGGGAAAGTGAAGCGCGACGCGGAGAAGAAAGAGCAGATGAAGGCTGACCTCACCGCGCTGTTCCTGCCCAGGCAGCCGCCCATGGCCCTggcggag GCCGAGCAGCTGATGGAGGAGTGGAACGAGGACCTGGACGGCATGGAGGGTTTTGTGCTCGAGGGCAAGAAGTTCGCGAGGCTGCCGGAGGAGGAGTTTGGCCACTTCTACACGCAGGACTGCTACGTCTTCCTCTGCAG GTACTGGGTCCCCGTGGAgtacgaggaggaggaggagaagaaggaagagaaggaggaggagaaagcaggggcGGAGGGCAAAGAAGGCGAGGAAGCAGCGGCTGAGGCAGAGGAGAAGCAGCCGGAGGAGGACTTCCAGTGCATCGTGTACTTCTGGCAGGGCCGGGAAGCCTCCAACATGGGCTGGCTCACCTTCACCTTCAGCCTGCAGAAGAAGTTCGAGAGCCTCTTCCCCGGCAAGCTAGAG GTGGTCCGCATGACACAGCAGCAGGAGAACCCCAAGTTCCTGTCCCATTTCAAGAGAAAGTTCATCATCCACCGTGGCAAGAGGAAGGCGGCTCAGGGTGCCCTGCAGCCCAGCCTCTACCAGATTCGCACCAATGGCAGCGCCCTCTGCACCCG gtGCATCCAGATCAACACAGACTCCAGCCTCCTCAACTCCGAGTTCTGCTTTATCCTCAAG GTTCCCTTTGAGAGCGAGGACAACCAGGGCATCGTATACGCGTGGGTGGGCCGGGCTGCGGACCCGGACGAGGCCAAGCTTGCGGAAGATATCCTGAACACCATGTTTGACGCCTCCTATAGCAAGCAG GTCATCAACGAAGGTGAGGAGCCCGAGAACTTTTTTTGGGTGGGCATCGGGGCACAGAAGCCTTATGATGGTGACGCCGAATACATGAAGCACACTCGGCTCTTCCG GTGCTCCAATGAGAAGGGCTACTTCGCCGTGACCGAGAAGTGCTCTGATTTCTGCCAAGATGACCTGGCGGATGATGATATCATGCTGCTAGACAATGGCCAAGAA GTCTACATGTGGGTGGGGACCCAGACGAGCCAGGTGGAGATCAagctgagtctgaaggcctgccAG GTGTACATCCAGCACATGCGATCCAAGGAGCACGAGAAGACCCGCCGCCTGCGCCTGGTCCGTAAGGGCAACGAGCAGCACGCCTTCACTCGCTGCTTCCACGCCTGGAGCACCTTCCGCGAGGCCCTGGCCTAG
- the FLII gene encoding protein flightless-1 homolog isoform X1 — protein MEATGVLPFVRGVDLSGNDFKGGYFPENVKAMTSLRWLKLNRTGLCYLPEELAALQKLEHLSVSHNNLTTLHGELSSLPSLRAIVARANSLKNSGVPDDIFKLDDLSVLDLSYNQLTECPRELENAKNMLVLNLSHNSIDTIPNQLFINLTDLLYLDLSENRLESLPPQMRRLVHLQTLVLNGNPLLHAQLRQLPALTALQTLHLRNTQRTQSNLPTSLEGLSNLADVDLSCNDLTRVPECLYTLPSLRRLNLSSNQISELSLCIDQWVHVETLNLSRNQLTSLPSAICKLTKLKKLYLNSNKLDFDGLPSGIGKLANLEEFMAANNNLELIPESLCRCTKLRKLVLNKNRLVTLPEAIHFLTEIEVLDVRENPSLVMPPKPADRAAEWYNIDFSLQNQLRLAGASPATVAAAAAAVSGPKDPLARKMRLRRRKDSAQDDQAKQVLKGMSDVAQEKNKKQEESTDARAPGGKARRWDQSLEKPRLDYSEFFTEDVGQLPGLTIWQIENFVPVLVEEAFHGKFYEADCYIVLKTFLDDSGSLNWEIYYWIGGESTLDKKACSAIHAVNLRNYLGAECRTVREEMGDESEEFLQVFDNDISYIEGGTASGFYTVEDTHYVTRMYRVYGKKNIKLEPVPLKGASLDPRFVFLLDRGLDIYVWRGAQATLSSTTKARLFAEKINKNERKGKAEITLLVQGQESPEFWEALGGEPSEIKKHVPDDFWPPQPKLYKVGLGLGYLELPQINYKLSVEHKTRPKVELMPRMRLLQSLLDTRCVYILDCWSDVFIWLGRKSPRLVRAAALKLGQELCGMLHRPRHATVSRSLEGTEAQVFKAKFKNWDDVLTVDYTRNAEAVLQGPGLTGKVKRDAEKKEQMKADLTALFLPRQPPMALAEAEQLMEEWNEDLDGMEGFVLEGKKFARLPEEEFGHFYTQDCYVFLCRYWVPVEYEEEEEKKEEKEEEKAGAEGKEGEEAAAEAEEKQPEEDFQCIVYFWQGREASNMGWLTFTFSLQKKFESLFPGKLEVVRMTQQQENPKFLSHFKRKFIIHRGKRKAAQGALQPSLYQIRTNGSALCTRCIQINTDSSLLNSEFCFILKVPFESEDNQGIVYAWVGRAADPDEAKLAEDILNTMFDASYSKQVINEGEEPENFFWVGIGAQKPYDGDAEYMKHTRLFRCSNEKGYFAVTEKCSDFCQDDLADDDIMLLDNGQEVYMWVGTQTSQVEIKLSLKACQVYIQHMRSKEHEKTRRLRLVRKGNEQHAFTRCFHAWSTFREALA, from the exons ATGGAGGCCACCGGGGTGCTGCCGTTCGTGCGCGGCGTGGACCTCAGCGGCAACGACTTCAAG GGCGGCTACTTCCCTGAGAATGTCAAGGCCATGACCAGTCTGCGATGGCTGAAGCTGAACCGCACGGGCCTCTGCTACCTCCCAGAGGAGTTGGCAGCCCTGCAGAAGCTG GAGCACTTGTCTGTGAGTCACAACAACCTGACCACGCTTCACGGGGAGCTGTCCAGCCTGCCGTCACTGAGG GCCATCGTGGCTCGAGCCAACAGCCTGAAGAATTCCGGAGTCCCCGATGACATCTTCAAGCTGGATGATCTCTCGGTTCTG GACTTGAGCTACAACCAGCTGACGGAATGCCCACGGGAGCTGGAGAACGCCAAGAACATGCTGGTGCTGAACCTCAGCCATAACAG cATCGACACCATCCCCAACCAGCTCTTCATCAACCTCACCGACCTGCTGTACCTGGACCTCAGTGAGAACCGTCTAGAAAGCTTGCCCCCACAGATGCGCCGCCTGGTGCACCTGCAGACGCTGGTGCTCAACGGGAACCCGCTGCTGCACGCACAGCTCCG GCAGCTCCCAGCTCTGACGGCCCTGCAGACCCTGCACCTGAGGAACACCCAGCGCACCCAGAGCAACCTCCCCACCAGCCTGGAGGGCCTGAGCAACCTCGCAG ACGTGGACCTCTCCTGCAACGACCTGACGCGGGTGCCCGAGTGCCTGTACACCCTCCCCAGCCTGCGCCGCCTCAACCTCAGCAGCAACCAGATCTCGGAGCTGTCCCTGTGCATTGACCAGTGGGTGCACGTGGAGACCTTGAACCTGTCCCGCAACCAGCTGACCTCACTGCCC TCAGCCATCTGCAAACTGACCAAGCTGAAGAAGCTGTACCTGAACTCCAACAAGCTGGATTTCGATGGGCTGCCCTCGGGCATCGGCAAGCTGGCCAACCTAGAGGAGTTCATGGCCGCCAACAACAACCTGGAGCTGATCCCCGAAAGCCTCTGCAG GTGCACAAAGCTGAGGAAACTCGTCCTGAACAAGAACCGCCTGGTGACCCTCCCAGAGGCCATCCACTTCTTGACGGAGATCGAG GTCCTGGACGTGCGGGAGAACCCCAGCCTGGTCATGCCTCCCAAGCCCGCTGACCGTGCTGCCGAGTGGTACAACATCGACTTCTCGCTGCAGAACCAGCTGCGGCTGGCAGGTGCCTCCCCTGCCACGGTGGCTGCGGCAGCAGCTG CAGTAAGTGGGCCCAAGGACCCCCTGGCTCGCAAGATGCGGCTGCGGAGGCGCAAGGACTCAGCCCAGGATGACCAGGCTAAGCAGGTGCTGAAGGGCATGTCGGACGTGGCCCAGGAGAAGAACAAAAAACAGGAG GAAAGTACTGATGCGCGAGCCCCTGGGGGCAAGGCACGGCGCTGGGACCAGAGCCTGGAGAAGCCGCGCCTTGACTACTCTGAGTTCTTCACGGAGGACGTGGGCCAGCTGCCGGGCCTCACCATCTGGCAGATCGAGAACTTCGTGCCTGTGCTGGTGGAGGAAGCCTTCCATGGCAAGTTCTATGAGGCTGACTGCTACATTGTACTCAAG ACCTTTCTGGATGACAGTGGCTCACTGAACTGGGAGATCTACTACTGGATCGGCGGGGAGTCCACGCTGGACAAGAAGGCCTGCTCTGCCATCCATGCCGTGAACCTGCGTAACTATCTTGGTGCCGAGTGTCGCACCGTGCGGGAGGAGATGGGCGATGAGAGCGAGGAGttcctgcag gtGTTTGACAACGACATCTCCTACATCGAGGGAGGAACAGCCAGTGGCTTCTACACTGTGGAGGACACACACTACGTCACCAG GATGTACCGTGTGTATGGGAAAAAGAACATCAAGTTGGAACCTGTACCTCTCAAGGGGGCCTCCCTGGACCCAAG GTTTGTTTTCCTGCTGGATCGAGGGCTGGACATTTACGTGTGGCGGGGGGCCCAGGCCACATTGAGTAGCACCACCAAGGCCAG GCTCTTTGCAGAGAAAATTAACAAGAACGAGCGAAAAGGGAAGGCAGAGATCACACTGCTGGTACAAGGTCAGGAGTCCCCAGAGTTCTGGGAGGCGCTGGGCGGGGAGCCCTCTGAGATCAAGAAGCATGTGCCTGATGACTTCTGGCCACCTCAGCCCAAGCTGTATAAG GTGGGCTTGGGCCTGGGCTATCTGGAGCTGCCACAGATCAACTACAAGCTCTCTGTGGAACATAAGACACGTCCCAAGGTGGAACTGATGCCGAGGATGCGGCTG ctgcagagcctgctggacACGCGCTGCGTGTACATCCTGGACTGTTGGTCGGACGTGTTCATCTGGCTGGGCCGCAAGTCCCCGCGCCTGGTGCGCGCCGCCGCCCTCAAGCTGGGCCAGGAGCTGTGCGGGATGTTGCACAGGCCGCGGCACGCCACCGTCAGCCGCAGCCTGGAGGGCACGGAGGCGCAG GTGTTCAAGGCCAAGTTCAAGAACTGGGACGACGTGTTGACAGTGGACTACACGCGCAACGCAGAGGCCGTGCTGCAGGGCCCGGGACTCACCGGGAAAGTGAAGCGCGACGCGGAGAAGAAAGAGCAGATGAAGGCTGACCTCACCGCGCTGTTCCTGCCCAGGCAGCCGCCCATGGCCCTggcggag GCCGAGCAGCTGATGGAGGAGTGGAACGAGGACCTGGACGGCATGGAGGGTTTTGTGCTCGAGGGCAAGAAGTTCGCGAGGCTGCCGGAGGAGGAGTTTGGCCACTTCTACACGCAGGACTGCTACGTCTTCCTCTGCAG GTACTGGGTCCCCGTGGAgtacgaggaggaggaggagaagaaggaagagaaggaggaggagaaagcaggggcGGAGGGCAAAGAAGGCGAGGAAGCAGCGGCTGAGGCAGAGGAGAAGCAGCCGGAGGAGGACTTCCAGTGCATCGTGTACTTCTGGCAGGGCCGGGAAGCCTCCAACATGGGCTGGCTCACCTTCACCTTCAGCCTGCAGAAGAAGTTCGAGAGCCTCTTCCCCGGCAAGCTAGAG GTGGTCCGCATGACACAGCAGCAGGAGAACCCCAAGTTCCTGTCCCATTTCAAGAGAAAGTTCATCATCCACCGTGGCAAGAGGAAGGCGGCTCAGGGTGCCCTGCAGCCCAGCCTCTACCAGATTCGCACCAATGGCAGCGCCCTCTGCACCCG gtGCATCCAGATCAACACAGACTCCAGCCTCCTCAACTCCGAGTTCTGCTTTATCCTCAAG GTTCCCTTTGAGAGCGAGGACAACCAGGGCATCGTATACGCGTGGGTGGGCCGGGCTGCGGACCCGGACGAGGCCAAGCTTGCGGAAGATATCCTGAACACCATGTTTGACGCCTCCTATAGCAAGCAG GTCATCAACGAAGGTGAGGAGCCCGAGAACTTTTTTTGGGTGGGCATCGGGGCACAGAAGCCTTATGATGGTGACGCCGAATACATGAAGCACACTCGGCTCTTCCG GTGCTCCAATGAGAAGGGCTACTTCGCCGTGACCGAGAAGTGCTCTGATTTCTGCCAAGATGACCTGGCGGATGATGATATCATGCTGCTAGACAATGGCCAAGAA GTCTACATGTGGGTGGGGACCCAGACGAGCCAGGTGGAGATCAagctgagtctgaaggcctgccAG GTGTACATCCAGCACATGCGATCCAAGGAGCACGAGAAGACCCGCCGCCTGCGCCTGGTCCGTAAGGGCAACGAGCAGCACGCCTTCACTCGCTGCTTCCACGCCTGGAGCACCTTCCGCGAGGCCCTGGCCTAG
- the LLGL1 gene encoding lethal(2) giant larvae protein homolog 1: protein MMKFRFRRQGADPQREKLKQELFAFNKTVEHGFPNQPSALAFDPELRIMAIGTRSGAVKIYGAPGVEFTGLHRDTATVTQMHFLPGQGRLLTLLDDSSLHLWEIVHHNGCAHLEEALSFQPPSRPGFDCASGPLSLARVTVVLLLAAGDLAALGTEGGSVFFLDVPTLTLLEGQTLAPDDVLRSVPDDYRCGKALGPVESLQGHLRDPTKILIGYSRGLLVIWNRAAQCADRVFLGNQQLESLCWERSGNTLVSSHSDGSYAVWSAGAGGSPVTQPTVATTPYGPFPCKAINKILWRNCASGDHFIIFSGGMPRASYGDRHCVSVLRAETLVTLDFTSRIIDFFTVHSTRPEDEFDEPQALAVLLEEELVVLDLQTPGWPAVPAPYLAPLHSSAITCSAHVANVPAKLWARIVSAGEQQSPQPASSASSWPITGGRNLAQEPSQRGLLLTGHEDGTVRFWDASGVALRPLYKLSTAGLFQTDCEHADSLAQAAEDDWPPFRKVGCFDPYSDDPRLGVQKVALCKYTAQMVVAGTAGQVLVLELSDVPSEQAVSVASVDLLQDREGFTWKGHERLSPRTGPLPWPAGFQPRVLVQCLPPAAVTAVTLHAEWSLVAFGTSHGFGLFDYQRKSPVLARCTLHPNDSLAMEGPLSRVKSLKKSLRQSFRRIRKSRVSGKKRAANANSKLQEANAQLAEQACPHDVEMTPVQRRIEPRSADDSLSGVVRCLYFADTFLRDAAHHGPTMWAGTNSGSVFAYALEVPAAAAGGEKRPERAVEAVLGKEVQLMHRAPVVAIAVLDGRGRPLPEPYEASRDLAQAPDMQGGHAVLIASEEQFKVFTLPKVSAKTKFKLTAHEGCRVRKVALATFASVACEDYAETCLACLTNLGDVHVFSVPGLRPQVHYSCIRKEDISGIASCVFTRHGQGFYLISPSEFERFSLSARNITEPLCSLDISWPRDTTRTSHRLRESPKLSQANGTPGVVLAPGSRDGSPGPARSKGADTPEPPEATLSPMSIDSATSADTTLDTTGDVTVEDVKDFLGSSEESEKNLRNLAEDEARACAILIK from the exons ATGATGAAGTTTCGGTTCCGGCGGCAGGGCGCCGACCCGCAGCGCGAGAAGCTCAAGCAGGAGCTCTTCGCCTTCAACAag acCGTGGAGCATGGCTTCCCCAACCAGCCCAGCGCCCTGGCCTTTGACCCGGAGCTTCGCATCATGGCCATCGGCACCAGGTCTGGGGCCGTCAAGAT CTACGGTGCACCTGGCGTGGAGTTTACCGGCCTACACCGAGACACGGCCACTGTCACCCAGATGCACTTCCTGCCTGGCCAG GGCCGCCTCCTGACCCTGTTGGACGACAGCAGCCTGCATCTCTGGGAGATCGTCCACCACAATGGCTGCGCCCACCTGGAGGAAGCACTCAGCTTCCAGCCACCCAGTCGGCCGGGCTTTGACTGTGCCAG TGGCCCGCTCAGCCTCGCCCGTGTCACGGTGGTCTTGCTGTTGGCAGCCGGTGACCTGGCGGCCCTGGGCACCGAGGGCGGCAGCGTCTTCTTCCTGGACGTGCCCACCTTGACGCTGCTCGAGGGGCAGACTCTTGCCCCGGACGACGTTCTTCGAAG CGTGCCAGACGACTACCGGTGTGGGAAGGCGCTGGGCCCCGTGGAGTCACTCCAAGGACACCTGCGGGACCCCACCAAGATCCTCATCGGCTACAGCCGGGGCCTGCTGGTCATCTGGAACAGGGCGGCGCAGTGCGCGGACCGTGTCTTCCTGGGGAACCAG CAGCTGGAGAGCCTGTGCTGGGAGCGCAGCGGCAACACGCTGGTCAGCTCGCACAGTGACGGCAGCTACGCCGTCTGGTCTGCGGGTGCCGGCGGCTCCCCCGTGACACAGCCCACGGTAGCCACCACGCCCTACG GCCCCTTCCCCTGCAAAGCCATTAACAAGATTCTGTGGCGAAACTGTGCATCTGG GGACCACTTCATCATCTTTAGTGGAGGCATGCCCCGCGCCAGCTACGGTGACCGCCACTGTGTGAGTGTGCTCCGGGCTGAGACTCTGGTGACGCTGGACTTCACCTCCCGCATCATCGACTTCTTCACAGTTCACAGCACACGGCCCGAGGACG AGTTCGACGAGCCCCAGGCCCTGGCTGTGTTGCTCGAAGAGGAGCTGGTGGTGCTCGACCTGCAAACGCCTGGCTGGCCTGCTGTGCCTGCCCCCTACCTGGCCCCGCTGCACTCATCTGCTATCACCTGCTCGGCACATGTCGCCAACGTCCCCGCCAAGCTGTGGGCCCGCATTGTGAGCGCCGGCGAGCAGCAGAGCCCCCAGCCTGCCTCCAGCGCCTCG aGCTGGCCCATCACCGGGGGCCGGAACCTGGCCCAGGAGCCATCACAGCGGGGTCTACTGCTGACTGG CCACGAGGACGGCACCGTGCGCTTCTGGGATGCATCTGGTGTGGCCTTGCGGCCGCTCTACAAGCTCAGCACAGCTGGCCTCTTCCAGACAGACTGCGAGCACGCTGACAGCCTGGCCCAGGCCGCTGAGGACGACTGGCCGCCCTTTCGCAAG GTGGGCTGCTTTGACCCCTACAGCGACGATCCTCGGCTTGGCGTGCAGAAGGTGGCGCTCTGCAAGTACACAGCCCAGATGGTGGTGGCTGGCACTGCAGGCCAG GTGCTGGTGCTGGAGCTAAGTGATGTGCCATCAGAACAGGCGGTCAGCGTGGCCAGTGTGGACCTCCTCCAGGACCGAGAGGGCTTCACGTGGAAGGGCCACGAGCGGCTGAGTCCGCGCACAGGGCCACTGCCGTGGCCCGCTGGCTTCCAGCCCCGAGTGCTGGTTCAGTGCCTGCCACCAGCTGCTGTCACCGCTGTCACGCTCCATGCCGAGTGGAGCCTCGTGGCCTTCGGTACCAGTCATGGCTTTGGCCTCTTCGACTACCAGCGCAAGAGCCCTGTGCtggccag GTGCACCCTGCACCCCAACGACTCCCTGGCCATGGAAGGGCCGCTGTCCCGGGTGAAGTCGCTCAAGAAGTCTCTGCGCCAGTCTTTCCGGCGCATCCGCAAAAGCCGAGTCTCGGGCAAGAAGCGGGCCGCTAATGCCAACAGCAAG TTGCAGGAGGCCAATGCGCAGCTGGCCGAGCAGGCCTGCCCCCACGACGTGGAGATGACCCCCGTGCAGCGCCGCATTGAGCCCCGCTCTGCCGACGACTCCCTCTCGGGTGTTGTTCGCTGCCTCTACTTCGCTGACACGTTCCTTCGAGATG CGGCCCATCATGGACCCACCATGTGGGCAGGCACCAACTCGGGGTCCGTGTTTGCCTACGCGCTGGAGGTGCCGGCGGCCGCGGCAGGTGGCGAGAAGCGACCCGAGCGGGCGGTGGAGGCCGTGCTGGGCAAGGAGGTGCAGTTGATGCACCGTGCACCCGTGGTGGCGATCGCCGTGTTGGATGGGCGCGGCCGCCCGCTGCCCGAGCCCTATGAGGCCTCTCGGGATCTGGCACAGGCGCCTGACATGCAGGGTGGCCACGCTGTGCTCATCGCGTCTGAGGAGCAGTTCAAG GTGTTCACACTACCCAAGGTGAGCGCCAAGACCAAGTTCAAGCTCACGGCCCACGAGGGCTGTCGGGTGCGCAAGGTGGCCCTTGCCACGTTTGCCAGCGTGGCCTGTGAGGACTACGCTGAAACCTGCCTGGCCTGCCTCACCAACTTGGGCGACGTGCACGTCTTCTCGGTGCCTGGCCTGCGGCCCCAGGTACACTACTCCTGTATCCGGAAGGAGGACATCAGCGGCATCGCCTCCTGTGTCTTCACGCGCCACGGCCAGG GTTTTTACCTGATTTCTCCATCGGAGTTTGAACGCTTCTCTCTGAGTGCTCGGAACATCACGGAGCCGCTCTGCTCTCTGGACATTAGCTGGCCCCGAGATACCACCCGCACCAG CCACAGGCTCCGAGAGTCGCCCAAGCTGAGCCAGGCTAATGGGACCCCAGGCGTGGTCCTGGCCCCAGGGAGCCGCGATGGAAGCCCTGGTCCTGCCCGCAGCAAGGGAGCTG ACACCCCAGAGCCACCCGAGGCCACGCTCTCGCCCATGTCCATTGACTCGGCCACCAGTGCTGACACCACGCTGGACACGACAGGGGACGTCACGGTGGAGGACGTGAAGGATTTCCTGGG CTCTTCGGAGGAATCTGAGAAGAATCTGAGGAACCTGGCCGAAGACGAGGCTCGAGCCTGTGCCATCCTGATCAAATGA